A single genomic interval of Coccidioides posadasii str. Silveira chromosome 1, complete sequence harbors:
- the ACS1 gene encoding acetate--CoA ligase (EggNog:ENOG410PGXP~COG:I~BUSCO:2323at33183), which translates to MSETPAEPKPPVVVEAHQVDTFDVPGVFYENHPHEPHLSGMNEYYQLYQQSINDPDTFWARMARDLITFEKDFDKTHIGTLEGGDNAWFVGGRLNASFNCVDRHAMRDPNKVAIIYEADEPGHGRSITYAELLKEVSRLAWVMKSQGVRRGDTVAIYLPMIPEAIFALLACARIGAIHSVVFAGFSSDSLRDRTLDARSKFIITTDEGKRGGKVIGTKKIVDEALKQCPDVTSCLVFKRTGADVPWTKGRDLWWHEEVEKYPNYLPAESMDSEDPLFLLYTSGSTGKPKGVMHTTAGYLVGAAATGKYVFDIHPADRFFCGGDVGWITGHTYVVYAPLLLGCTTVVFESTPAYPNFSRYWDVIEKHKVTQFYVAPTALRLLKRAGDHHINHEMKDLRILGSVGEPIAAEVWKWYHEVVGKRQAHIVDTYWQTETGSHVITPLGGITPTKPGSASLPFFGIDPVILDPVTGAEIPGNDVEGILAFRKPWPSMARTVWGDHKRYMDTYLNVYKGFYFTGDGAGRDHEGYYWIRGRVDDVVNVSGHRLSTAEIEAALIEHHCVAEAAVVGVPDPLTGQAVHAFVALKSGNDNREQLRKELIMQVRKSIGPFAAPKVVFVIDDLPKTRSGKIMRRILRKILSGEEDSLGDISTLSDPSVVNKIIDTFHEWKRAMAAAAAAAAAVSATAPPNSTTG; encoded by the exons ATGTCTGAGACGCCTGCTGAACCAAAACCCCCAGTG GTCGTGGAGGCCCACCAGGTCGATACCTTCGACGTTCCAGGAGTATTCTATGAGAACCACCCCCATGAACCACACCTGAGTGGCATGAATGAATATTACCAGCTCTACCAACAATCTATCAATGATCCTGACACCTTCTGGGCGCGCATGGCGCGCGATCTTATTACTTTCGAAAAGGATTTCGACAAGACTCACATTGGGACCCTCGAAGGCGGGGATAATGCCTGGTTTGTCGGTGGTCGATTAAATGCGTCCTTCAACTGCGTTGATCGCCATGCAATGCGTGACCCGAACAAGGTTGCAATCATCTATGAAGCCGATGAGCCTGGCCACGGCCGCAGTATTACCTATGCAGAATTGTTGAAGGAAGTCTCCAGACTGGCCTGGGTGATGAAGAGCCAAGGTGTTAGGAGAGGCGATACCGTCGCGATTTATCTTCCTATGATCCCTGAGGCCATCTTCGCGCTTCTTGCCTGTGCGCGTATTGGCGCCATTCATTCTGTGGTCTTTGCGGGTTTCTCTTCCGATTCCCTGCGTGATCGTACCCTGGATGCCCGGTCAAAATTCATTATCACCACCGATGAGGGAAAGCGTGGTGGAAAAGTCATTGGGACTAAGAAAATTGTTGATGAAGCTTTAAAACAATGCCCAGATGTTACCAGTTGCCTTGTTTTCAAGAGAACTGGGGCCGACGTGCCTTGGACCAAAGGCCGTGACCTGTGGTGGCATGAAGAGGTTGAAAAATATCCAAATTATCTGCCTGCTGAGTCAATGGACTCTGAAGACCCGCTTTTCCTTCTCTACACATCTGGCTCCACCGGGAAACCAAAGGGTGTTATGCACACAACTGCTGGCTACCTTGTTGGAGCAGCTGCAACTGGAAAATATGTCTTTGATATTCACCCAGCTGACCGTTTCTTTTGCGGTGGTGATGTTGGATGGATTACTGGACATACTTATGTTGTCTATGCTCCATTGCTTTTGGGGTGCACTACTGTGGTGTTTGAAAGCACACCAGCGTATCCCAATTTCTCGCGATACTGGGATGTTATTGAGAAGCACAAGGTCACCCAGTTTTATGTAGCACCTACGGCTTTGCGCCTTTTGAAACGTGCAGGTGACCACCACATAAACCATGAAATGAAGGATTTACGTATTCTGGGCTCTGTTGGTGAACCAATCGCTGCAGAGGTTTGGAAGTGGTACCATGAGGTTGTTGGGAAAAGACAAGCCCATATTGTTGAT ACATACTGGCAAACCGAGACCGGCTCCCATGTTATCACCCCCTTGGGTGGTATTACTCCAACTAAACCAGGGAGTGCTTCGCTTCCATTCTTTGGTATTGACCCTGTCATTCTGGATCCAGTTACAGGTGCAGAGATTCCGGGAAATGATGTGGAGGGAATCCTTGCTTTCAGAAAGCCATGGCCAAGCATGGCTCGCACTGTATGGGGCGATCATAAACGATACATGGACACCTATCTCAATGTTTATAAAGGCTTTTAT TTCACTGGTGATGGTGCTGGACGTGATCATGAAGGCTATTACTGGATTAGAGGTCGTGTGGATGACGTTGTGAACGTCTCTGGCCACCGCCTTTCAACTGCAGAGATCGAAGCAGCACTTATCGAACACC ACTGTGTTGCGGAAGCCGCGGTTGTTGGAGTTCCTGATCCGCTAACTGGACAAGCCGTGCATGCATTTGTGGCCCTGAAGAGTGGAAATGACAATAGAGAACAGCTCCGAAAGGAGTTGATTATGCAAGTCCGCAAATCGATTGGACCATTTGCTGCCCCGAAGGTTGTGTTTGTGATCGATGACCTTCCGAAAACACGTAGCGGGAAGATCATGAGACGCATCTTGCGAAAGATTCTGAGCGGTGAGGAGGACAGTCTTGGTGACATTTCAACG CTCTCGGATCCTAGCGTCGTGAATAAAATCATCGACACTTTCCACGAATGGAAAAGAGCTATGGCAgctgccgccgccgccgctgctgctgtctCAGCAACCGCGCCACCAAACAGCACAACCGGTTAA